The following are from one region of the Natronosporangium hydrolyticum genome:
- a CDS encoding 4-hydroxybenzoate 3-monooxygenase, whose amino-acid sequence MRTQVAIIGAGPAGLLLSHLLARAGIDSVVLERSSRDHVERRIRAGVLEHGTVALLRRLGLADRLDQEGMPHHGVELLFDGQGHRLDLTALAGRQITIYGQHELVKDLIRARFDTGAPLLFEAPVQQVVDPTGDQPVVHFQHEGRTHELRADVVAGCDGFHGVSRATIPSSILSVHRHDYPYAWLGVLAQAPPSAEELIYAYHQRGFALHSMRNPELTRLYLQVPPGTESADWPAERVWAELSTRLARDDPGWSLTRGPIVEQSVVDLRSVVAEPMRYGRLFLAGDAAHIVPATGAKGLNLAVADVLNLAAGLTRWYADGSETLLDAYSATCLERVWRVQHFSWWMTSMLHREPDQDPFTTGLQLSQLRYLTRSTAAATSFAENYAGLPLTSGGDDDLA is encoded by the coding sequence ATGCGTACCCAGGTTGCGATAATCGGTGCCGGCCCGGCCGGCTTGTTACTGTCCCACCTGCTCGCCCGCGCGGGTATCGACTCAGTGGTGTTGGAGCGTTCGTCCCGGGATCATGTCGAACGGCGGATCCGGGCCGGCGTGTTGGAGCATGGCACCGTCGCGTTGCTGCGTCGGCTCGGGTTAGCTGACCGGCTCGACCAGGAGGGGATGCCGCACCACGGCGTGGAGTTGCTCTTCGACGGGCAGGGCCACCGGCTCGACCTGACTGCGCTAGCTGGCCGGCAGATCACCATCTACGGGCAGCATGAGCTGGTGAAGGACCTGATCCGGGCGCGGTTCGACACCGGTGCGCCGCTGCTGTTCGAGGCGCCGGTGCAGCAGGTGGTGGACCCGACCGGTGACCAGCCGGTGGTCCACTTCCAGCACGAGGGTCGAACTCACGAGCTGCGGGCGGACGTGGTGGCCGGCTGCGACGGATTCCACGGGGTCAGTCGGGCGACGATCCCCAGCAGCATCCTCTCGGTCCATCGGCACGACTACCCGTACGCCTGGTTGGGGGTGTTGGCGCAGGCACCGCCGTCGGCCGAGGAGCTGATCTACGCGTACCACCAGCGCGGGTTCGCGCTGCACAGCATGCGCAACCCGGAGCTGACCCGGCTCTACCTGCAGGTGCCGCCCGGCACCGAGTCGGCCGACTGGCCGGCTGAGCGGGTATGGGCGGAGCTGTCGACCAGGTTGGCCCGCGACGACCCGGGATGGTCGCTGACCCGTGGGCCGATCGTGGAGCAGAGCGTCGTCGACCTGCGCAGTGTGGTCGCCGAACCGATGCGGTACGGGCGGCTGTTCCTGGCCGGGGACGCCGCCCACATCGTGCCGGCGACCGGTGCGAAAGGGCTGAATCTCGCCGTCGCCGACGTGCTGAACCTCGCGGCCGGGCTGACCCGGTGGTACGCCGACGGCAGCGAGACCCTGCTCGACGCGTACTCGGCGACCTGCCTGGAACGGGTCTGGCGGGTCCAGCACTTCTCCTGGTGGATGACCTCGATGCTGCACCGGGAGCCGGACCAGGACCCGTTCACCACCGGCCTGCAGCTCTCACAGCTGCGATATCTGACCCGCTCGACCGCGGCGGCGACGTCGTTCGCAGAGAACTACGCCGGCCTACCGCTCACCTCAGGAGGCGACGATGACCTTGCGTGA
- a CDS encoding extracellular solute-binding protein, which yields MMRTRSWYRTTVASAATASLLLAVTACGNGSGSDGGSADWWHIQTGEQALVDLFPQLAEEFNEANDVDVNPEPISNDDFKPALTTIMQAGDPPDLFHSWGGGVLEQYVQAGLVRDITDEVADVAATLSPGAMEPYTVNDRIYGLPFDMGMVGMWYSRDLFEEAGLDPDSPPATWGELLDAVETLQDADITPIAVAGAAPWTQHYWFSYLAIRIMGVDGYTAARDQRSFDEPGFVQAAEMWQELVDMQPFQSGYLQQGYGDEGSAPAVFGSGDAAMHLMGQWDVAVQESAAGQTAPGLGWFPFPEVEGGAGSIDEVYGGGNGHVVGINAPDYVVDFLIYLTTEAYDRILEEDPGLIPVTAEPSFSDPEGHSALLHSTVQGASQFQLYFDQDLPPAVGDQVNNSVGAITDGSMTPAEAVAAMHDTFQAEPEFSVED from the coding sequence ATGATGAGAACAAGATCCTGGTATCGGACTACGGTAGCGAGCGCGGCGACGGCCAGCCTGCTGCTGGCGGTCACCGCCTGCGGCAACGGCTCCGGCAGCGACGGTGGTTCGGCCGACTGGTGGCACATCCAGACCGGCGAGCAGGCGCTGGTGGACCTGTTCCCGCAACTTGCGGAGGAGTTCAACGAAGCGAACGACGTCGACGTCAACCCGGAGCCGATCTCGAACGACGACTTCAAACCGGCGCTGACGACGATCATGCAGGCCGGCGACCCGCCGGACCTGTTCCACAGCTGGGGCGGCGGCGTGCTTGAGCAGTACGTCCAGGCCGGCCTAGTCCGCGACATCACCGACGAAGTGGCCGATGTGGCCGCTACCCTGTCGCCTGGGGCGATGGAGCCGTACACGGTCAACGACCGGATCTACGGCCTCCCGTTCGACATGGGCATGGTCGGTATGTGGTACAGCCGGGACCTCTTCGAGGAGGCCGGCCTGGACCCGGACAGCCCGCCCGCCACCTGGGGTGAGCTGCTCGACGCGGTGGAGACGCTGCAGGACGCCGACATCACCCCGATCGCAGTGGCCGGCGCGGCGCCGTGGACCCAGCACTACTGGTTCTCGTACCTGGCCATCCGGATCATGGGGGTCGACGGGTACACCGCCGCGCGGGACCAGCGGTCCTTCGACGAGCCTGGGTTCGTCCAGGCCGCCGAGATGTGGCAAGAGCTGGTGGACATGCAGCCGTTCCAGAGCGGCTACCTGCAGCAGGGGTACGGCGACGAGGGCAGCGCCCCAGCGGTCTTCGGCTCCGGCGACGCTGCAATGCATCTGATGGGCCAGTGGGATGTGGCTGTGCAGGAGTCCGCTGCCGGCCAGACCGCGCCGGGCCTTGGCTGGTTCCCGTTCCCAGAGGTTGAGGGCGGCGCCGGCTCGATCGACGAGGTCTACGGCGGTGGCAACGGCCACGTGGTGGGGATCAACGCCCCGGACTACGTCGTGGACTTCCTGATCTACCTCACCACCGAGGCCTACGACCGGATCCTGGAAGAGGACCCGGGCCTGATCCCGGTGACCGCGGAGCCTTCGTTCTCGGATCCAGAGGGCCATTCAGCGCTGCTCCACTCGACGGTGCAGGGAGCCTCCCAGTTCCAGCTCTACTTCGACCAGGATCTGCCGCCAGCAGTGGGCGACCAGGTCAACAACAGCGTTGGTGCGATCACCGACGGGTCCATGACCCCGGCGGAGGCGGTAGCGGCCATGCACGACACCTTCCAGGCCGAGCCCGAATTCTCGGTGGAAGACTGA
- a CDS encoding carboxymuconolactone decarboxylase family protein encodes MTDRQQPTSPAQAGEAVRRTVLGDAHVDAAQAATTSFTAPFQEYVTTCAWAAAWARPGLDLRTRSCLTLAVLAALRCEEELAMHVAAALRLGVTVEEIREVLLHTTVYAGAPAGNAAFATAARVLAEQGIEL; translated from the coding sequence ATGACCGACCGGCAGCAGCCAACCAGCCCGGCGCAGGCCGGTGAGGCGGTCCGCCGTACTGTGCTCGGCGACGCCCATGTGGACGCCGCGCAGGCCGCCACCACCTCGTTCACCGCACCGTTTCAGGAGTATGTGACGACCTGCGCCTGGGCGGCGGCCTGGGCCCGACCCGGGCTCGACCTCCGGACCCGCAGCTGCCTTACGCTCGCAGTGCTGGCCGCGCTGCGTTGCGAAGAGGAGCTCGCGATGCACGTGGCCGCCGCGCTCCGGCTCGGGGTGACGGTCGAGGAGATCCGGGAGGTCCTGCTGCACACCACCGTCTACGCTGGCGCTCCTGCCGGCAACGCCGCGTTCGCGACCGCCGCCAGGGTCCTCGCCGAGCAGGGCATCGAGCTGTGA
- the pcaH gene encoding protocatechuate 3,4-dioxygenase subunit beta: MSTIEQPLPEPGDTGVHPPLHWPAYGSTGLRAPQRRLVGLPPALVEETGPATSAILGDHPLGERDYDLTRQHDGEPLGERIIVHGQVRDRQGRPVPHSLVEIWQTNSAGRYPHHADRHPAPHDPNFTGVGRCLTDAAGRYRFVTIKPGAYPWRNHDNAWRPAHIHFSLFGRAFTQRLITQMYFPGDPLFGQDPILNSVPESARPALISAFDLSATVPEWALGYRFDIVLGGDAATPFEEGE, from the coding sequence ATGTCGACGATTGAGCAGCCGCTGCCGGAGCCAGGCGACACCGGGGTCCACCCGCCACTACACTGGCCGGCGTACGGCTCGACCGGATTACGCGCCCCGCAACGGAGGCTGGTCGGGCTGCCGCCGGCGCTGGTGGAGGAGACCGGCCCGGCCACCTCCGCGATCCTGGGCGATCACCCGCTCGGCGAGCGGGACTACGACCTGACCCGGCAACACGACGGCGAGCCGCTGGGCGAACGGATCATCGTCCACGGGCAGGTCCGCGACCGGCAGGGACGGCCGGTGCCGCACAGCCTGGTGGAGATCTGGCAGACCAACTCCGCTGGCCGCTACCCCCACCACGCCGACCGGCATCCGGCGCCGCACGACCCGAACTTCACCGGGGTCGGCCGCTGCCTGACCGACGCGGCGGGCCGGTACCGGTTCGTCACCATCAAACCCGGCGCCTACCCCTGGCGCAACCACGACAACGCCTGGCGGCCCGCGCACATCCACTTCTCGCTGTTCGGACGGGCCTTCACCCAGCGGCTCATCACCCAGATGTATTTTCCCGGCGACCCGCTCTTCGGCCAGGACCCGATCCTGAACTCGGTGCCGGAGTCGGCGCGACCGGCGCTGATCTCCGCGTTCGACCTCTCGGCAACCGTGCCCGAGTGGGCACTGGGCTACCGGTTCGACATCGTACTCGGCGGCGACGCTGCCACCCCGTTCGAGGAGGGCGAATGA
- a CDS encoding CoA transferase subunit A: MAELLPLAEAVRELVRDGDTVALEGFTHLIPVAAGHEIIRAGRRDLELVRMTPDLVYDQLIGAGCARRLVFSWGGNPGVGSLHRLRDAVERGWPVPLEIEEHSHAGMANRYAAGAAGLPFAVLRGYAGTDLVHHTATLAPVTCPFTGEQLTAVAALRPDVSVIHAQRADRRGNVQLWGITGVQKEAVFAAARSLVTVEEVVETLDPVPGAIVLPAWTVTAVAEVPGGARPSYAQGYYERDNSYYQRWEPISRDRQVFCDWLREQLGAPAPAEVGA, translated from the coding sequence ATGGCGGAGCTACTGCCGTTGGCCGAGGCGGTCCGCGAACTCGTTCGGGACGGCGACACGGTCGCCCTGGAGGGTTTCACCCATCTCATCCCGGTCGCCGCCGGCCACGAGATCATCCGGGCCGGCCGACGCGATCTGGAGCTGGTCCGGATGACCCCGGACCTCGTCTACGACCAGCTGATCGGCGCCGGTTGCGCCCGCCGGCTGGTCTTCTCCTGGGGCGGCAACCCTGGTGTCGGCTCGCTGCACCGGCTCCGCGACGCGGTCGAACGCGGCTGGCCAGTCCCGCTGGAGATCGAGGAGCACAGTCACGCCGGCATGGCCAACCGGTACGCGGCCGGCGCCGCCGGCCTGCCCTTCGCGGTCCTGCGCGGCTACGCCGGCACCGACCTGGTCCACCACACCGCCACCCTCGCACCGGTCACCTGCCCGTTCACCGGGGAACAGTTGACGGCGGTGGCGGCCCTGCGCCCGGACGTAAGCGTGATCCACGCTCAGCGCGCCGACCGTCGCGGCAACGTTCAGCTCTGGGGAATCACCGGCGTCCAGAAGGAGGCCGTCTTCGCCGCAGCCCGGTCCCTGGTCACCGTCGAAGAGGTGGTCGAAACCCTCGATCCGGTGCCCGGCGCGATCGTGTTGCCGGCTTGGACCGTAACCGCCGTCGCGGAAGTCCCGGGCGGCGCCCGGCCGTCGTACGCGCAGGGCTACTACGAACGGGACAATTCATACTATCAACGGTGGGAGCCGATCAGCCGGGACCGGCAGGTGTTCTGCGACTGGCTCCGGGAGCAGCTCGGCGCCCCGGCTCCGGCGGAGGTCGGAGCATGA
- a CDS encoding IclR family transcriptional regulator domain-containing protein: protein MSSRGPDFVQSLERGLTVIRAFDAEHPQLTLSEVAAATGVTRAAARRFLLTLAELGYVRSDGRYFSLTARVLELGYAYLSSLSLPQVAEPHLEALVAQVHESSSMSVLDGADIVYVARVPVSRIMTVAISVGTRFPAHATSMGRVILAGLSEQQLTELLPQLPLTKHTSRTVGSVEALRQELTRIRTQGWSLVNQELEEGLRAIAAPVHDPAGRVVAAVNVSAPTTRTLEAMRRDLLPPLLATTAAIEADLKSAPARRQR from the coding sequence GTGAGCAGCCGCGGACCGGACTTTGTCCAGTCGCTGGAGCGGGGCCTGACCGTCATCCGAGCGTTCGACGCCGAACATCCGCAGCTGACCCTCAGCGAGGTCGCCGCCGCCACCGGCGTCACCCGGGCCGCCGCCCGGCGGTTCCTGCTCACCCTGGCCGAGCTCGGTTACGTCCGCAGCGACGGCCGCTACTTCTCACTCACCGCCCGGGTGCTGGAGCTCGGCTACGCCTACCTGTCCAGTCTGTCGCTGCCGCAGGTCGCTGAGCCGCATCTGGAGGCGCTGGTGGCACAGGTGCACGAGTCGTCGTCGATGTCGGTACTCGACGGTGCCGACATCGTCTACGTCGCCCGGGTGCCGGTCAGCCGGATCATGACCGTGGCGATCAGCGTCGGCACCCGCTTCCCCGCCCACGCCACCTCGATGGGTCGGGTAATCCTCGCCGGGCTCTCCGAGCAGCAGCTGACCGAACTGCTGCCCCAACTACCACTGACCAAGCACACCAGCCGCACCGTCGGCTCGGTCGAAGCGCTACGCCAAGAGCTGACCAGGATCCGCACGCAGGGATGGTCGCTGGTCAACCAGGAGCTCGAAGAAGGGCTGCGGGCGATCGCCGCCCCGGTGCACGACCCGGCCGGCCGGGTGGTGGCGGCGGTGAACGTCTCGGCGCCCACCACCCGAACCCTGGAAGCGATGCGGCGCGACCTGCTGCCGCCGCTGCTGGCCACCACCGCCGCGATCGAGGCCGATCTGAAGAGCGCCCCGGCCCGCCGACAACGCTGA
- the pcaG gene encoding protocatechuate 3,4-dioxygenase subunit alpha encodes MTLTPSQTIGPFFGHALPYSAGPYLVGADDPAGWWLRGRVCDGAGEPVPDALIEIWQADPAGRLDHSAGFRGFGRCPTDEAGDFALHTVKPGPVVGADGLRHAPYLAVTLFARGLLRHLYTRVYFPDEPAANAADPLLNQLPEPQRATLLARQTEDGYAFDIRLQGEHETVFFTS; translated from the coding sequence ATGACGCTCACGCCGTCGCAGACGATCGGGCCGTTCTTCGGCCACGCGCTGCCCTACTCCGCCGGCCCGTACCTGGTCGGGGCGGACGACCCGGCCGGTTGGTGGCTTCGCGGGCGGGTGTGCGACGGCGCTGGCGAGCCGGTGCCCGACGCGTTGATCGAGATCTGGCAGGCCGACCCGGCCGGCCGGCTCGACCACTCGGCCGGCTTCCGGGGCTTCGGCCGCTGCCCCACCGACGAGGCCGGCGACTTCGCCCTCCATACCGTCAAACCCGGCCCGGTGGTAGGCGCGGACGGGCTGCGGCACGCGCCGTACCTGGCGGTCACCCTCTTCGCCCGGGGTCTGCTGCGGCACCTGTACACCAGGGTCTACTTCCCGGACGAGCCGGCAGCTAACGCCGCCGATCCCCTGTTGAACCAGCTGCCGGAGCCGCAGCGCGCCACCCTGCTCGCCCGGCAGACTGAGGACGGATACGCCTTCGACATCCGGTTGCAGGGAGAGCATGAGACCGTCTTCTTCACCAGCTGA
- a CDS encoding aldehyde dehydrogenase family protein, with protein sequence MSLLDPAAIANTIYSGGWRPASGGELPVVAPATGERLATVGAAGPADVAEAAAVAAAAQPEWAGASFTERAAVLRRAGVLIEQHADELHQLMIKETGSVPGMAGFATHVASQECYEAAALTGRPVGEVLPSEQPRLSLLRRTPVGIVGVISPFNAPLILSSRSVAPALALGNAVLLKPDPRTPLAGGLLLARIFEEAGLPEGLLHVLPGGADTGEALVAEPRVRVVSFTGSTAAGRAVAALGAQHLKRVHLELGGNSALVVLDDVDVEQVVSAGAWGSFLHQGQICMTTGRHIVPESIADEYVAALASHAEQLPVGDPATGKVALGPIIDEQQRDKVHRLVTDSLAAGARLAAGGSYEQLFYQATVLDAVRPDTPAYQREVFGPVAPVLRYSSEAEAVALAADSSYGLSLGILTGDPMRGLALADQIPTGIVHINDQTVNDEAVAPFGGVLDSGTGARFGGQANLDAFTDQRWITVRGDVPAYPF encoded by the coding sequence ATGAGTCTGCTCGATCCAGCGGCGATCGCGAACACGATCTACAGCGGTGGCTGGCGACCGGCGAGCGGCGGTGAGCTGCCGGTCGTCGCGCCGGCCACCGGCGAGCGGTTAGCCACCGTAGGCGCCGCCGGCCCCGCCGATGTCGCCGAGGCGGCCGCAGTGGCGGCCGCCGCCCAGCCCGAGTGGGCTGGCGCCAGCTTCACCGAGCGCGCGGCGGTGCTCCGGCGGGCCGGGGTGTTGATCGAACAGCACGCCGACGAGCTGCACCAGTTAATGATCAAGGAGACCGGGTCGGTGCCCGGTATGGCCGGCTTCGCCACCCACGTCGCTAGCCAGGAGTGCTATGAGGCGGCCGCGCTCACCGGCCGGCCGGTGGGGGAGGTACTCCCTAGCGAGCAGCCGCGGCTGAGCCTGCTGCGACGTACGCCGGTCGGGATAGTGGGGGTGATCTCCCCGTTCAACGCTCCATTGATTCTCTCCAGCCGTTCAGTGGCGCCGGCGCTGGCGCTCGGCAACGCGGTGCTGCTGAAGCCGGACCCCCGTACTCCGCTCGCGGGTGGCCTGTTGCTGGCCCGGATCTTCGAGGAAGCCGGCCTGCCCGAGGGGTTACTGCACGTGTTGCCGGGCGGGGCCGACACCGGCGAGGCGTTGGTCGCCGAACCGCGGGTGCGGGTGGTCTCGTTCACCGGGTCAACCGCCGCTGGCCGCGCGGTGGCGGCGCTTGGGGCCCAGCATCTCAAGCGGGTGCACCTGGAGCTGGGCGGCAACTCGGCGCTAGTGGTGCTCGACGACGTCGATGTCGAACAGGTGGTCTCCGCCGGCGCCTGGGGCTCGTTCCTGCATCAGGGTCAGATCTGCATGACCACCGGCCGGCACATCGTCCCGGAGTCGATCGCCGACGAGTACGTGGCGGCGCTGGCCAGCCACGCCGAACAGTTGCCGGTCGGCGACCCAGCCACCGGCAAAGTGGCGCTCGGGCCGATCATCGACGAACAGCAGCGGGACAAGGTGCACCGGCTGGTCACCGACAGCCTCGCGGCGGGCGCCCGGCTAGCCGCCGGTGGCAGCTACGAACAGCTCTTCTACCAGGCCACCGTCCTCGACGCGGTCCGGCCGGACACCCCCGCCTACCAGCGGGAGGTCTTCGGGCCGGTGGCGCCGGTGCTGCGCTACTCCTCCGAGGCCGAGGCGGTGGCACTCGCCGCCGACTCCAGCTACGGGCTCTCGTTGGGCATCCTCACCGGCGACCCGATGCGGGGCCTGGCGCTCGCCGACCAGATACCCACCGGCATCGTCCACATCAACGACCAGACCGTGAACGACGAAGCGGTGGCGCCCTTCGGCGGCGTCCTCGACTCCGGCACCGGCGCCCGGTTCGGCGGCCAGGCGAACCTCGACGCCTTCACCGACCAGCGTTGGATCACCGTCCGCGGTGACGTCCCGGCGTACCCGTTCTGA
- the pcaB gene encoding 3-carboxy-cis,cis-muconate cycloisomerase — translation MRPSSSPAEPAEPAEPAGSPPPGLFDEVLARGPVRAAVDDRAWLAALLTAEAGLAQAQAGLGMIPPAAATAIAAAAQPAQYDVGSLAVDAAGSGTPVLPLVTALRQRIDPALREYVHYRATSQDILDTAAMLVSRSALAVIRRDLETAAGHTATLARRHRNTAMAGRTLLQQAEPTTFGRKAAGWLVALRTALASLDRVASTGLAVQLGGAAGTLAGYQEAGPALLHAYAAELGLAEPVLPWHTDRTRVAELAGALATTAGAAAKIARDITLLAQSEVAEVAEAAGGPSSAMPHKRNPVAAVSALAAAGSAPGLAATIYAAMTQEHERAAGGWHTEWRPLRELLICTGSAVSWLDSCLAGLQVNDAALAANLASMLTTVALREPAEAHTAAAAALVDRALADTAPTDGEARS, via the coding sequence ATGAGACCGTCTTCTTCACCAGCTGAACCAGCTGAACCGGCTGAACCGGCTGGGTCACCGCCGCCGGGGCTCTTCGACGAGGTGCTCGCCCGCGGCCCGGTGCGCGCCGCGGTCGACGACCGGGCCTGGCTCGCGGCGCTACTCACCGCCGAGGCGGGGTTGGCCCAGGCGCAGGCCGGGCTGGGCATGATCCCGCCGGCCGCCGCGACCGCGATCGCCGCGGCGGCGCAGCCGGCACAGTACGACGTCGGCTCGCTCGCCGTCGACGCCGCCGGCTCGGGCACCCCGGTGCTGCCGTTGGTGACCGCGCTGCGGCAGCGCATCGATCCGGCGCTGCGCGAGTACGTCCACTACCGCGCCACCAGCCAGGACATTCTCGACACGGCGGCGATGCTGGTCAGCCGGTCGGCGCTCGCTGTGATCCGCCGCGACCTGGAAACCGCCGCCGGGCACACCGCCACGCTCGCCCGCCGGCACCGGAACACCGCGATGGCCGGCCGTACCCTGCTGCAACAGGCCGAACCAACCACTTTCGGGCGCAAGGCCGCCGGCTGGCTGGTCGCGCTGCGGACCGCGCTCGCAAGCCTCGACCGGGTGGCGAGCACCGGGCTGGCGGTCCAGCTTGGCGGCGCCGCCGGCACCCTGGCCGGCTACCAGGAGGCAGGGCCCGCGCTGCTGCACGCCTACGCCGCCGAGCTCGGCCTGGCCGAGCCGGTGCTGCCCTGGCACACCGACCGCACCCGGGTCGCCGAACTGGCCGGCGCCCTCGCCACCACCGCCGGCGCCGCCGCCAAGATCGCCCGAGACATCACCCTGCTCGCCCAGTCCGAGGTCGCGGAGGTCGCTGAGGCGGCCGGCGGCCCCTCCTCGGCGATGCCGCACAAACGCAATCCGGTCGCCGCAGTCTCGGCGCTCGCCGCGGCCGGGTCGGCCCCCGGTCTCGCCGCAACGATCTACGCCGCGATGACGCAGGAACACGAACGGGCCGCCGGCGGCTGGCACACCGAGTGGCGACCGCTGCGAGAGTTGCTCATATGTACCGGTTCGGCGGTGAGTTGGCTCGACTCCTGCCTGGCCGGTTTGCAGGTCAACGACGCGGCGCTGGCGGCCAACCTGGCTTCGATGCTGACGACGGTGGCGCTGCGGGAACCGGCCGAAGCCCATACCGCCGCCGCAGCCGCGCTGGTGGACCGCGCACTCGCCGACACCGCACCCACCGATGGGGAGGCCAGATCATGA
- a CDS encoding 5-methyltetrahydropteroyltriglutamate--homocysteine S-methyltransferase produces MTLRDTPPFRADHVGSLLRPPELLAARAKAAAGELPPERLREFEDEAIRDVVAAQRSAGLSSATDGEFRRASWHMDFIYRLGGIRASDERISVHFHNQQGDLEFDAAALVVDGRINLPETIFAEDFRFLQSVAGPDVTPKLTIPSPSMVHYRGGRAAIDPAVYPDEEEFWADLSAAYAQQIRGVAELGCKYLQLDDTSLAYLNDPAQRQLLSARGDDADHQHLRYIRQLNAALAGRPAGLAVTTHMCRGNFRSSWAAEGGYDFVAEALFSELDVDGFFLEFDDARSGGFAPLRFVPPGKQVVLGLVTTKNGELESKDDLKRRIDEAARYVPLEQLCLSPQCGFSSTVEGNSLTLAQQHAKLSLIVETAAEVWG; encoded by the coding sequence ATGACCTTGCGTGACACCCCACCGTTCCGGGCCGACCACGTCGGCAGCCTGCTCCGTCCGCCGGAGCTGCTGGCGGCGCGGGCCAAGGCGGCCGCCGGCGAGTTGCCGCCGGAGCGGCTGCGGGAGTTCGAGGACGAGGCGATCCGCGACGTGGTCGCGGCGCAGCGCTCGGCGGGGCTGAGTTCGGCGACCGACGGCGAGTTCCGCCGTGCCTCCTGGCACATGGACTTCATCTACCGGTTGGGCGGAATCCGCGCGTCCGACGAGCGGATCAGCGTGCATTTCCACAACCAGCAGGGCGACCTGGAGTTCGACGCCGCCGCGCTGGTGGTGGACGGGCGGATCAACCTACCGGAGACGATCTTCGCCGAGGACTTCCGGTTCCTCCAGTCGGTGGCGGGGCCCGACGTGACCCCGAAACTGACCATCCCGTCGCCGAGCATGGTCCATTACCGGGGCGGTCGGGCGGCGATCGACCCGGCGGTCTACCCGGACGAGGAGGAGTTCTGGGCCGACCTGTCGGCCGCCTACGCCCAGCAGATCCGGGGGGTGGCCGAGCTGGGCTGCAAGTATCTGCAGCTCGACGACACCTCGCTGGCCTACCTCAACGACCCGGCGCAGCGGCAGCTGCTCTCGGCCCGCGGGGACGACGCCGACCACCAGCACCTCCGCTACATCCGGCAGCTGAACGCGGCGCTGGCGGGCCGGCCGGCCGGGCTGGCGGTCACCACCCACATGTGCCGGGGGAACTTCCGGTCGAGCTGGGCGGCGGAGGGCGGTTACGACTTCGTGGCCGAGGCGCTCTTCTCGGAGCTGGACGTGGACGGTTTCTTCCTGGAGTTCGACGATGCCCGTTCCGGCGGCTTCGCGCCGTTGCGGTTCGTGCCACCGGGCAAGCAGGTGGTGTTGGGCCTGGTCACGACGAAGAACGGGGAGCTGGAGTCGAAGGATGACCTGAAGCGCCGGATCGACGAGGCCGCTCGGTACGTCCCGCTGGAGCAGCTCTGCCTGTCGCCCCAGTGCGGATTCTCGTCGACGGTCGAGGGGAACTCGTTGACGCTGGCGCAACAGCACGCCAAGCTCAGTCTGATCGTCGAGACGGCGGCGGAGGTGTGGGGCTAG
- a CDS encoding CoA-transferase subunit beta, translated as MSAEPSWTPTEMMTVVAARALAEATTCFVGIGAPSTAANLARRLHAPELVLIYESGTIGARPSTLPLSIGDGELAATADTVVSVPEVFNYWLQAGRIDVGFLGAAQIDRYANLNSTVIGDDYRRPAVRLPGAGGAPEIAASCREVFIMVKHGRRTFVPQVDFVTSVGYGDGPGARERLGLRGRGPVRVITDLAVLTPDPDSCELRLDQLHPGVSLPEVQAATGWPLAAGDDVTETDPPTEQELRLLRELTGATDVDD; from the coding sequence ATGAGCGCCGAGCCGAGCTGGACCCCGACCGAGATGATGACGGTCGTCGCCGCCCGGGCGCTGGCCGAGGCGACCACCTGCTTTGTCGGCATCGGCGCTCCGAGCACCGCGGCGAACCTGGCCCGCCGGCTGCACGCGCCCGAGCTGGTGCTGATCTACGAATCGGGCACCATCGGCGCCCGCCCCAGCACCCTGCCGCTCTCCATCGGCGATGGTGAGCTGGCGGCCACCGCCGATACCGTGGTAAGCGTGCCAGAGGTCTTCAACTACTGGTTGCAGGCCGGACGGATCGACGTCGGCTTCCTCGGCGCCGCGCAGATCGACCGGTACGCCAACCTCAACTCCACGGTGATCGGTGACGACTACCGGCGCCCTGCGGTCCGGCTGCCCGGCGCTGGCGGCGCCCCCGAGATCGCCGCCTCCTGCCGCGAGGTCTTCATCATGGTCAAGCACGGCCGGCGTACCTTCGTGCCGCAGGTCGACTTCGTAACCTCGGTGGGGTACGGCGACGGCCCCGGCGCCCGGGAACGACTGGGCCTGCGCGGCCGCGGACCGGTTCGAGTCATCACCGACCTGGCGGTGCTCACCCCCGACCCGGACAGTTGCGAGCTCCGCCTCGACCAGCTGCACCCGGGCGTCAGCCTCCCCGAAGTGCAGGCGGCGACCGGTTGGCCGCTGGCCGCCGGCGACGACGTGACCGAGACCGACCCGCCCACCGAGCAGGAGCTGCGGCTGCTGCGTGAGCTGACCGGAGCCACCGATGTCGACGATTGA